Proteins from a genomic interval of Pseudomonas silesiensis:
- the araG gene encoding L-arabinose ABC transporter ATP-binding protein AraG produces MHAQTNTQQHNTGGSLRFNGIGKTFPGVKALDGISFIAHPGQVHALMGENGAGKSTLLKILGGAYIPSSGDLQIGERTMVFKSTADSIGSGVAVIHQELHLVPEMTVAENLFLGHLPASFGLINRGALRQQALACLKGLADEIEPQEKVGRLSLGQRQLVEIAKALSRGAHVIAFDEPTSSLSAREIDRLMAIIGRLRDEGKVVLYVSHRMEEVFRICNAVTVFKDGRFVRTFEDMSELTHDQLVTCMVGRDIQDIYDYRPRQRGAVALKVDGLLGPGLREPVSFEVHKGEILGLFGLVGAGRTELFRMLSGLVRNTAGHLELRGHELKLRSPRDAIAAGILLCPEDRKKEGIMPLASVAENINISARGAHSTFGCLLRGLWEKDNADKQIKALKVKTPNAAQKIMYLSGGNQQKAILGRWLSMPMKVLLLDEPTRGIDIGAKAEIYQIIHDLAASGIAVIVVSSDLMEVMGISDRILVLCEGAMRGELSREQANESNLLQLALPRQRANGGAN; encoded by the coding sequence ATGCACGCGCAAACAAATACACAGCAACATAACACCGGTGGCAGCTTGCGCTTCAACGGGATTGGCAAGACCTTTCCCGGGGTCAAGGCGCTGGACGGTATCAGCTTCATTGCCCATCCGGGACAAGTGCACGCCTTGATGGGCGAGAACGGCGCCGGCAAGTCGACGCTGCTGAAAATCCTCGGCGGTGCCTACATCCCGAGCAGCGGCGATCTGCAGATCGGCGAGCGGACCATGGTCTTCAAATCCACCGCCGACAGCATTGGCAGTGGCGTCGCGGTGATCCATCAAGAGTTGCATCTGGTGCCGGAAATGACCGTGGCCGAAAACCTCTTCCTGGGGCATCTTCCCGCCAGTTTCGGCCTTATAAATCGTGGCGCGTTACGGCAACAGGCACTGGCCTGCCTCAAGGGCCTGGCCGATGAAATCGAACCGCAAGAGAAAGTCGGGCGACTGTCCCTCGGTCAGCGGCAGTTGGTGGAAATCGCCAAGGCGTTGTCCCGTGGCGCGCACGTGATTGCGTTCGACGAACCGACCAGCAGCCTGTCGGCGCGGGAAATCGATCGCTTGATGGCGATCATCGGGCGCCTGCGGGACGAGGGCAAAGTGGTGCTTTACGTCTCCCACCGCATGGAAGAGGTGTTCCGCATCTGCAACGCGGTAACGGTGTTCAAGGACGGTCGCTTCGTACGTACGTTCGAAGACATGAGCGAACTGACCCACGACCAGTTGGTGACCTGCATGGTCGGTCGCGACATTCAGGACATCTACGATTACCGCCCCCGTCAGCGTGGCGCGGTGGCGCTCAAGGTCGACGGGTTGCTCGGGCCTGGCCTGCGTGAGCCGGTGAGTTTCGAAGTGCACAAAGGCGAGATATTGGGGCTGTTCGGCCTGGTCGGTGCCGGGCGCACGGAACTGTTTCGCATGCTCAGCGGCCTGGTACGCAATACCGCCGGACACCTGGAGTTGCGCGGACATGAACTGAAGTTGCGTTCACCGCGCGATGCGATTGCCGCCGGGATCCTGCTGTGCCCCGAGGACCGCAAGAAGGAGGGCATCATGCCGCTCGCGAGCGTCGCCGAGAACATCAACATCAGTGCCCGCGGCGCCCATTCCACGTTCGGCTGCCTGTTGCGCGGCCTGTGGGAAAAGGACAACGCCGATAAACAGATCAAGGCGCTGAAAGTGAAGACGCCGAACGCTGCGCAAAAAATCATGTACCTGTCCGGCGGCAATCAGCAGAAGGCGATTCTCGGTCGCTGGCTGTCGATGCCGATGAAAGTCCTGCTGCTCGACGAACCGACCCGGGGCATCGACATCGGCGCCAAGGCCGAGATCTACCAGATCATCCATGACCTGGCCGCCAGCGGCATCGCGGTGATCGTGGTCTCCAGCGACCTGATGGAAGTCATGGGCATTTCCGACCGCATCCTGGTGCTCTGCGAAGGCGCGATGCGCGGCGAACTGTCCCGCGAACAGGCCAATGAATCCAACCTGCTGCAACTGGCTTTGCCGCGCCAACGCGCCAATGGCGGGGCGAACTGA
- the araH gene encoding L-arabinose ABC transporter permease AraH, producing the protein MTIQNNALPTRRQPLDLRRFLDDWVMLLAAAAIFVLCTLLIDNFLSPLNMRGLGLAISTTGIAACTMLYCLASGHFDLSVGSVIACAGVVAAVVMRDTDSVFLGVGAALVMGLIVGLINGIVIAKLRVNALITTLATMQIVRGLAYIFANGKAVGVSQESFFVFGNGQLFGVPVPILITIVCFVFFGWLLNYTTYGRNTMAIGGNQEAALLAGVNVDRTKIIIFAVHGVVGALAGVILASRMTSGQPMIGQGFELTVISACVLGGVSLSGGIGMIRHVIAGVLILAIIENAMNLKNIDTFYQYVIRGSILLLAVVIDRLKQR; encoded by the coding sequence ATGACTATTCAAAACAACGCTTTGCCAACCCGGCGCCAACCGCTGGACCTGCGGCGTTTTCTCGATGACTGGGTGATGCTGCTGGCGGCGGCCGCGATCTTCGTGCTCTGCACGCTGCTGATCGACAACTTCCTGTCGCCGCTGAACATGCGGGGGCTGGGCCTGGCGATTTCCACCACCGGGATTGCCGCGTGCACCATGTTGTATTGCCTGGCGTCGGGGCACTTCGACTTGTCGGTGGGTTCGGTGATTGCCTGCGCCGGGGTGGTGGCAGCAGTGGTGATGCGCGACACCGATAGCGTGTTCCTCGGCGTCGGCGCGGCGCTGGTGATGGGGCTGATCGTCGGGCTGATCAACGGCATAGTGATTGCCAAGCTGCGGGTCAACGCGTTGATCACCACGCTGGCGACCATGCAGATCGTTCGCGGCCTGGCTTACATTTTTGCCAACGGCAAGGCGGTGGGGGTTTCCCAGGAGTCGTTCTTCGTCTTCGGCAATGGCCAGCTGTTCGGCGTGCCAGTGCCGATCCTCATCACGATCGTTTGCTTTGTGTTTTTCGGCTGGCTGCTGAACTACACCACCTACGGGCGCAACACCATGGCCATCGGCGGCAACCAGGAAGCGGCATTGCTGGCCGGGGTGAACGTTGATCGGACCAAGATCATCATCTTTGCCGTGCACGGGGTCGTCGGGGCGTTGGCCGGGGTGATCCTCGCCTCGCGCATGACCTCCGGGCAACCGATGATCGGCCAGGGGTTTGAACTGACGGTGATCTCGGCTTGCGTATTGGGCGGCGTGTCCCTGAGCGGGGGGATTGGCATGATTCGGCATGTGATTGCCGGGGTGCTGATTTTGGCGATCATCGAGAATGCGATGAACCTGAAGAACATCGATACGTTTTACCAGTATGTGATTCGGGGTTCGATTTTGTTGCTGGCCGTTGTCATCGACCGTTTGAAACAACGCTAA
- a CDS encoding GntR family transcriptional regulator gives MIRQVRFDKKQRVVDELIRRIESGLLEDGLLLPGEHQLAQEFKVSRGTLREALAELKRRHYIATQSGVGSIVTFDGVMLDQRNGWAQALADSGALINTEVLRLEAVTRPDLLPRFGTDQFITLDRRRRSTDGKLVSLERSLMPATGGLESLPRVGLIDNSLTITLAAYGYIGERGDQWIGAEPLSTEDAELLGREPGTVFLKALRTTYDRQNRFMEQVESLLDPVHFRLHLQFGNTQ, from the coding sequence ATGATTAGACAGGTACGATTTGACAAGAAACAACGGGTGGTCGATGAACTCATTCGGCGCATTGAAAGCGGCCTCCTTGAGGACGGCCTTCTATTGCCGGGCGAGCATCAGTTGGCTCAGGAATTCAAGGTCAGCCGAGGCACGCTGCGCGAAGCCCTGGCCGAATTGAAACGGCGCCATTACATCGCGACGCAAAGCGGGGTCGGCTCCATCGTCACGTTCGACGGTGTGATGCTCGATCAACGCAACGGCTGGGCCCAGGCCCTGGCCGACAGCGGGGCGCTGATCAATACCGAAGTGCTGCGGCTGGAGGCGGTGACCCGTCCTGACCTGCTGCCGCGTTTCGGCACCGACCAATTCATCACCCTCGACCGCCGCCGCCGTTCCACCGACGGCAAGCTGGTCTCCCTCGAACGCTCATTGATGCCCGCCACTGGAGGCCTGGAAAGCCTGCCGCGGGTCGGCCTGATCGATAACTCACTGACCATCACCCTGGCCGCCTATGGCTACATTGGTGAGCGCGGCGATCAATGGATCGGCGCCGAACCCCTGAGCACCGAAGACGCCGAACTGCTGGGCCGTGAGCCCGGTACAGTATTTCTCAAAGCCTTGCGCACTACCTACGACCGGCAAAACCGCTTCATGGAACAGGTCGAAAGCCTGCTCGATCCCGTGCACTTTCGGCTGCATCTGCAATTTGGAAATACACAATGA
- a CDS encoding ADP-ribosylglycohydrolase family protein, whose amino-acid sequence MTLLDRALGAFYGLALGDALGMPTQSLSRAEIKTRFGEIRDLQDAGPDQPIAANMPKGSITDDTEQAILVGQLLIDGAGRIEASMLAQRLIEWEAAMQAKGSQDLLGPSTKRAIEMILAGRSAEEAGRYGTTNGAAMRITPVGIAADVADPECFINAVVQACQVTHNTTLGISSAAAVAAVVSAGINGMDLGEALNLGQQMALQAEGRGHWVAGGRIASRISWARTLSVDNDRAMLADLLYDVIGTSVASQESVVVSFALAQQVAVGEMNAFEALCMAASLGGDTDTIAAILGAMLGACLGLEIWPVAMIEQVKAVNHLELEPLVKGLLALR is encoded by the coding sequence ATGACCCTGCTTGACCGTGCCCTGGGCGCCTTTTATGGACTGGCCCTGGGCGATGCGTTGGGCATGCCGACACAATCGCTGAGCCGCGCCGAAATCAAGACGCGCTTCGGTGAAATCCGTGATTTGCAAGACGCCGGCCCGGATCAGCCGATCGCCGCGAACATGCCCAAAGGCTCGATCACCGACGACACCGAACAGGCCATTCTGGTCGGTCAGTTGTTGATCGATGGCGCGGGTCGGATCGAAGCGTCGATGCTCGCGCAACGCCTGATCGAATGGGAAGCTGCGATGCAGGCCAAGGGCTCCCAGGATTTGCTCGGGCCGTCGACCAAGCGCGCGATCGAGATGATTCTCGCTGGTCGATCAGCGGAAGAGGCGGGGCGCTACGGCACCACCAATGGTGCGGCCATGCGCATCACGCCCGTCGGGATCGCGGCGGATGTCGCCGATCCTGAATGTTTCATCAATGCCGTGGTGCAGGCCTGCCAGGTCACCCACAACACCACGCTGGGCATTTCCAGTGCGGCGGCGGTGGCGGCGGTGGTCTCGGCCGGGATCAACGGCATGGACCTGGGCGAGGCCTTGAACCTCGGCCAGCAAATGGCATTGCAGGCGGAAGGGCGTGGCCATTGGGTCGCGGGCGGGCGCATCGCTTCGCGCATCAGTTGGGCTCGGACCCTCAGTGTCGACAACGACCGGGCGATGCTGGCCGATTTGCTGTATGACGTGATCGGCACCTCGGTGGCGTCACAGGAATCGGTGGTGGTGTCGTTTGCCCTGGCCCAGCAAGTGGCCGTTGGCGAAATGAATGCCTTCGAAGCGCTGTGCATGGCGGCGAGTCTCGGGGGTGACACTGATACCATTGCCGCGATCCTCGGGGCGATGCTCGGGGCCTGTCTGGGCTTGGAGATCTGGCCGGTGGCGATGATCGAGCAGGTCAAGGCCGTCAATCATCTGGAGCTGGAGCCTCTGGTAAAAGGACTTCTAGCTTTGCGTTGA
- a CDS encoding purine-cytosine permease family protein produces the protein MSSSTAGPSAGQLETRGIEPVPEAECNGHPLQLFWVWFAANISILGLPLGATLVAFRGLAIWQAVIVAILGAAGSFAVVGIISIAGRRGRAPSLTLSRAIFGVRGNIGPTLVSLMSRLGWETVNTTTAAFVLLSLCSILFGSPVEAKSAPLLTLVFIAIFVLLTLSVSGLGHATLLVIQKWATYVFGALNILVGGFLCATIDWSAVFNATPAPLSAMIIGIGTMAAGTGIGWANAGADMSRYQHRSVKAVRLVASAAFGAGIPLVLLITLGGLLSVGNNDLASATDPIVAIRDMLPTWMAVPYLITAFGGLLLSNNLSVYSAGLTTLTLGLKVKRVYAVVVDIVAIFAGSIYFMLIADSFYGPFITFISLLAVPITAWVGIFVVDLLHRHYYSPKDLLDVSPSSAYWYQGGVEWRAFGAWALAIVLGFSFTTIGTTAENVWFKGFLSDSWLGHNGLGWIVTFVVAGGIYGVLGGAKDRRAARVENAHA, from the coding sequence ATGAGTTCATCGACCGCCGGGCCAAGCGCCGGGCAACTGGAAACCCGGGGCATCGAACCGGTGCCGGAGGCGGAGTGCAACGGTCATCCGCTGCAACTGTTCTGGGTCTGGTTCGCCGCCAACATTTCCATCCTCGGCCTGCCGCTGGGTGCGACCCTCGTGGCGTTTCGCGGCCTGGCGATCTGGCAGGCGGTCATCGTCGCGATCCTCGGCGCCGCCGGTTCGTTTGCGGTGGTCGGCATCATCTCCATCGCCGGTCGTCGGGGCCGGGCACCGAGCCTGACCCTGTCGCGAGCGATCTTCGGCGTACGCGGCAATATCGGCCCGACCCTGGTCTCGCTGATGTCGCGCCTGGGCTGGGAAACCGTCAACACCACCACAGCCGCCTTCGTGCTGCTGTCGCTGTGCTCGATCCTGTTCGGTTCACCGGTGGAAGCCAAAAGCGCACCGCTGCTGACGCTGGTGTTCATCGCGATTTTCGTGCTGCTGACGTTGTCGGTCTCCGGCCTCGGCCATGCCACTTTGCTGGTGATCCAGAAGTGGGCGACCTATGTATTCGGTGCGCTGAACATTCTGGTGGGCGGTTTCCTCTGCGCCACCATCGACTGGAGCGCGGTATTCAACGCCACGCCGGCACCGCTGAGCGCCATGATCATCGGCATCGGCACCATGGCCGCCGGCACCGGCATCGGTTGGGCCAACGCCGGTGCCGATATGTCGCGCTACCAGCACCGCAGCGTCAAGGCCGTGCGCCTGGTGGCGTCGGCGGCGTTTGGTGCGGGGATCCCGCTGGTACTGCTGATCACCCTCGGCGGGCTGCTGTCGGTGGGCAACAACGACCTGGCCTCGGCCACCGACCCGATCGTCGCGATCCGCGACATGCTACCGACCTGGATGGCCGTGCCGTACCTGATCACTGCATTCGGCGGGCTGCTGCTGTCGAACAACCTGTCGGTTTATTCCGCCGGCCTGACCACCTTGACCCTCGGCCTGAAGGTCAAGCGAGTCTATGCCGTGGTGGTCGACATCGTCGCGATCTTCGCCGGTTCGATCTACTTCATGCTGATTGCGGACAGCTTCTACGGTCCGTTTATTACCTTCATTTCGCTGCTGGCGGTGCCGATCACGGCGTGGGTCGGGATTTTCGTGGTCGACCTGCTGCACCGTCACTACTACAGCCCCAAGGATCTGCTGGACGTCAGCCCGAGCAGTGCCTACTGGTACCAAGGTGGCGTCGAGTGGCGTGCGTTTGGCGCGTGGGCGTTGGCGATCGTGCTGGGTTTCAGCTTCACCACCATCGGCACGACGGCAGAAAACGTCTGGTTCAAGGGCTTCCTGTCCGACTCGTGGCTGGGACATAACGGCCTCGGCTGGATCGTGACCTTTGTAGTCGCCGGTGGCATTTACGGGGTTCTCGGTGGGGCGAAAGATCGTCGCGCCGCGCGGGTCGAGAATGCTCATGCCTAG
- a CDS encoding PfkB family carbohydrate kinase yields MPRLLHTGQVIIDLVMAVDKLPQPGGDVLAQSARFEAGGGFNVMAAAQRNGLSVVYLGRHGTGRFGDLAREAMNAQGIRIGIADRAGRDTGLCVAVTDASAERSFISYIGAEGELTVQDLASVPAEAGDYVYVSGYSLLHVGKAQALVDWVLALPGGIKVVFDPGPLVEAPDAPLMQALLPRIDVWTSNRVEALRFTGALDIGEALDRLAVHLPTEVLTVVRDGPQGCWFSQRGEHRHVPGFKVEAVDSNGAGDAHAGVFVAGLAQGLSAGEAGRRANAAAALAVTRWGPATSPGAAEVDAFISKTYGA; encoded by the coding sequence ATGCCTAGATTGCTGCACACCGGCCAGGTCATCATCGACCTGGTCATGGCCGTGGATAAACTGCCCCAGCCGGGCGGGGACGTGCTGGCGCAATCGGCCCGTTTCGAAGCCGGTGGCGGCTTCAATGTGATGGCTGCCGCCCAGCGTAACGGGTTGTCGGTGGTTTACCTGGGCCGCCACGGTACCGGACGCTTTGGCGATCTGGCCCGTGAGGCCATGAATGCGCAAGGCATCCGCATCGGCATCGCCGACCGCGCCGGGCGCGATACCGGGCTGTGCGTCGCGGTGACGGACGCGTCGGCCGAGCGCAGTTTCATTTCCTACATCGGCGCCGAGGGCGAGTTGACCGTCCAGGACCTGGCGAGTGTGCCGGCCGAGGCGGGTGACTATGTCTACGTCAGTGGCTACAGCCTGCTGCATGTCGGCAAGGCGCAGGCGCTGGTGGATTGGGTGCTGGCGTTGCCGGGCGGGATCAAGGTGGTGTTCGATCCGGGTCCGCTGGTGGAGGCGCCGGATGCGCCGTTGATGCAGGCTTTGCTGCCGCGCATTGATGTATGGACCAGCAACCGTGTCGAAGCGCTACGGTTTACCGGGGCACTGGACATCGGCGAGGCATTGGACCGGTTGGCTGTACATCTGCCGACCGAGGTTCTGACGGTGGTCCGCGATGGGCCGCAAGGGTGCTGGTTCAGTCAGCGCGGCGAGCATCGGCATGTGCCGGGGTTCAAGGTCGAGGCGGTGGACAGCAATGGTGCCGGGGATGCGCATGCCGGGGTGTTTGTGGCCGGGTTGGCGCAGGGGTTGTCCGCGGGGGAGGCGGGGCGGCGGGCGAATGCGGCGGCGGCGCTGGCGGTGACCCGGTGGGGGCCTGCTACTTCGCCGGGGGCGGCTGAGGTGGATGCATTCATCAGCAAGACCTACGGCGCCTGA
- a CDS encoding GNAT family N-acetyltransferase, whose protein sequence is MTIEIRPATPSDAPQILAFITELADYERARHEVIASVADIERSLFSEGATAHGLICLRDGSPIGFAVFFFSYSTWLGSNCLYLEDLYITPQQRGGGAGKTLLRHLAKIACANDCGRFEWSVLDWNKQAIEFYKSLGAQPQEEWVRYRMDGAVLRDFAEGN, encoded by the coding sequence ATGACCATCGAGATCCGCCCGGCGACCCCCAGCGATGCACCGCAAATCCTCGCGTTCATCACTGAACTGGCCGACTACGAACGTGCCCGTCACGAGGTCATCGCCAGCGTCGCCGACATCGAGCGCAGCCTGTTCAGCGAAGGCGCCACGGCCCATGGTCTGATCTGCCTGCGCGACGGCTCGCCGATCGGCTTCGCGGTGTTCTTTTTCAGTTATTCCACCTGGCTTGGCAGCAATTGCCTGTACCTCGAAGACCTCTACATCACCCCGCAACAGCGCGGTGGTGGCGCGGGCAAGACCTTGCTGCGCCATTTGGCAAAAATCGCCTGCGCCAATGATTGCGGGCGGTTCGAGTGGAGCGTGCTGGACTGGAATAAACAGGCGATCGAATTCTACAAATCCCTGGGCGCGCAGCCGCAGGAGGAGTGGGTGCGGTATCGGATGGATGGGGCGGTGTTGCGGGATTTTGCCGAGGGTAACTGA
- a CDS encoding 2-dehydro-3-deoxygalactonokinase, which produces MLAQLIALDWGTTSLRAYKLGQDGQVLEQRSLSSGIMQLPKAPRVVAGRECTNGFELAFDEACGDWLDAQPDVPVIACGMVGSAQGWHEAAYRDTPANVASLGTSLHTLRSTRGVDVHIVPGVIQRSPLPNVMRGEETQVLGVLQNLPSDGGDDLLIGLPGSHSKWVQVADGCIVHFDTFMTGEIFAVLSEHSILGRTQQRGAPFDDAAFDRGVQVALSADGEIGPLSTLFSARSLGLTGELRASAQPDYLSGLLIGHELSALASVQRRRRNSVHLPSIILIGNTQLCTRYSRALDACGFARVTLAEQATERGLWQLALAAGLITANPSR; this is translated from the coding sequence ATGCTGGCGCAATTGATCGCGCTCGATTGGGGGACAACCTCATTACGTGCTTACAAACTGGGCCAGGATGGCCAAGTGCTCGAACAGCGCTCGCTGTCGTCGGGCATCATGCAGCTGCCCAAAGCGCCACGAGTCGTCGCCGGCCGGGAATGCACCAATGGTTTTGAACTGGCCTTCGATGAGGCCTGCGGTGACTGGCTCGACGCGCAGCCCGATGTGCCGGTGATTGCCTGCGGCATGGTCGGCAGCGCCCAGGGCTGGCATGAAGCGGCCTATCGCGATACCCCGGCAAACGTCGCCAGTCTCGGCACCTCCCTGCACACCCTGCGCAGTACTCGCGGAGTCGATGTGCACATCGTGCCGGGCGTTATCCAGCGCTCGCCGTTACCGAATGTGATGCGCGGCGAAGAAACACAAGTGCTGGGCGTGCTGCAAAACCTGCCATCGGATGGCGGCGACGATCTGTTGATCGGCCTGCCGGGCAGTCATTCGAAATGGGTGCAAGTCGCCGATGGCTGCATCGTGCATTTCGATACTTTCATGACGGGTGAAATCTTCGCCGTACTCAGCGAGCACAGCATTCTCGGACGCACCCAGCAACGTGGTGCGCCTTTCGATGACGCCGCCTTCGATCGCGGGGTGCAAGTGGCCTTGTCGGCGGACGGCGAGATCGGTCCGCTGTCGACCTTGTTCAGCGCCCGCAGCCTGGGGTTGACCGGCGAACTGAGGGCCAGTGCGCAGCCGGACTACCTCTCCGGCCTGCTGATCGGCCATGAGCTGTCGGCCTTGGCCAGCGTGCAGCGCCGGCGCCGCAACAGTGTGCATCTGCCCTCGATCATCCTCATCGGCAACACCCAACTGTGTACCCGCTACAGCAGGGCCCTCGACGCCTGCGGTTTCGCCCGGGTAACCCTGGCCGAGCAGGCCACCGAACGCGGGTTGTGGCAGTTGGCGCTTGCCGCCGGACTGATCACCGCAAACCCATCCCGTTAA
- a CDS encoding 2-dehydro-3-deoxy-6-phosphogalactonate aldolase: MLKQALAQNGLIAILRGLHPQEAAAIGEVLYAAGFRVIEVPLNSPEPYDSIRILRSTLPADCLIGAGTVLTPEQVEQVKAAGGQVIVMPHSDPKVLRAAKAAGLFLSPGVATPTEAFAALAEGADVLKMFPAEQMGPAVVKAWLAVLPAGTILAPVGGITPDNMQVFIDAGVKGFGLGSGLFKPGMTPEDVALNAKAYVAAWKALR, translated from the coding sequence ATGCTCAAGCAAGCACTGGCGCAAAACGGTCTGATCGCGATCCTGCGCGGCCTGCATCCACAAGAAGCGGCCGCCATCGGCGAAGTCCTGTACGCCGCCGGATTTCGTGTCATCGAAGTGCCGCTCAATTCCCCCGAGCCGTACGACAGTATCCGCATCCTGCGCAGCACCTTGCCTGCCGATTGCCTGATTGGCGCGGGCACGGTGCTGACGCCGGAGCAGGTCGAGCAAGTGAAAGCCGCAGGCGGCCAGGTGATCGTCATGCCCCACAGCGATCCCAAGGTGTTGCGTGCAGCGAAGGCGGCGGGGTTGTTCCTGTCGCCCGGTGTGGCAACGCCGACCGAAGCCTTCGCCGCATTGGCCGAAGGGGCGGACGTGCTGAAGATGTTCCCGGCCGAGCAGATGGGGCCCGCCGTCGTCAAAGCCTGGCTTGCCGTATTACCTGCCGGAACGATTCTGGCGCCGGTCGGTGGAATCACGCCGGACAACATGCAGGTGTTTATCGACGCGGGCGTCAAAGGCTTCGGCCTCGGTTCCGGGTTGTTCAAACCGGGCATGACGCCTGAAGACGTGGCGCTTAACGCCAAGGCTTATGTGGCTGCCTGGAAAGCCCTTCGCTAA
- the dgoD gene encoding galactonate dehydratase, producing the protein MKITKLTTFIVPPRWCFLKIETDEGVTGWGEPVVEGRAHTVAAAVDELSDYLIGKDPRNIEDIWTVLYRGGFYRGGAIHMSALAGIDQALWDIKGKALGVSVSDLLGGQVRDKIRVYSWIGGDRPADTARAAKEAVARGFTAVKMNGTEELQFLDSFEKVDLALANVAAVRDAVGPNVGIGVDFHGRVHKPMAKVLMKELDPYKLMFIEEPVLSENYEALKELAPLTSTPIALGERLFSRWDFKRVLSEGYVDIIQPDASHAGGITETRKIANMAEAYDVALALHCPLGPIALAACLQLDAVCYNAFIQEQSLGIHYNESNDLLDYVKDPRVFDYDKGFVKIPNGPGLGIEINEEYVIERAAVGHRWRNPIWRHADGSFAEW; encoded by the coding sequence ATGAAAATTACCAAACTCACCACCTTCATCGTTCCGCCGCGCTGGTGCTTTCTCAAGATCGAAACCGACGAAGGCGTCACCGGTTGGGGCGAACCCGTGGTCGAAGGCCGCGCCCACACGGTGGCTGCCGCCGTCGACGAATTGTCCGACTACCTGATCGGCAAAGATCCACGCAACATCGAAGACATCTGGACCGTGCTCTACCGCGGCGGCTTCTACCGTGGCGGCGCGATCCACATGAGCGCGCTGGCCGGTATCGACCAGGCGCTGTGGGACATCAAGGGCAAGGCCCTTGGGGTGTCGGTCAGTGATTTGCTGGGCGGCCAGGTGCGGGACAAGATCCGCGTCTACTCCTGGATCGGCGGCGACCGGCCGGCGGACACCGCTCGCGCAGCGAAAGAAGCGGTCGCGCGGGGGTTCACGGCGGTGAAAATGAACGGCACCGAAGAGCTGCAGTTCCTCGATTCCTTCGAGAAAGTCGACCTGGCCCTGGCCAACGTCGCCGCCGTGCGCGACGCGGTGGGCCCGAACGTCGGCATCGGCGTCGACTTTCATGGCCGGGTGCACAAGCCCATGGCCAAGGTGCTGATGAAGGAACTCGACCCGTACAAACTGATGTTCATCGAAGAGCCGGTGCTCAGCGAAAACTACGAAGCGCTGAAAGAATTGGCGCCGCTGACCAGCACCCCGATTGCCCTTGGCGAGCGCTTGTTCTCGCGCTGGGATTTCAAGCGCGTGCTCAGCGAAGGCTACGTCGACATCATCCAGCCCGATGCCTCCCACGCCGGCGGCATCACCGAAACCCGCAAGATCGCCAACATGGCCGAGGCCTACGACGTGGCACTGGCGCTGCATTGCCCGCTGGGCCCGATTGCGCTGGCGGCGTGCCTGCAACTGGACGCGGTCTGCTACAACGCGTTCATCCAGGAGCAGAGCCTGGGCATTCATTACAACGAGAGCAACGACCTGCTGGATTATGTCAAGGATCCACGGGTGTTCGACTACGACAAAGGCTTCGTCAAGATCCCCAACGGCCCGGGCCTGGGGATCGAGATCAACGAGGAATACGTGATCGAACGCGCGGCCGTCGGCCACCGCTGGCGCAACCCGATCTGGCGCCATGCCGATGGCAGTTTTGCCGAGTGGTGA